The Schistocerca americana isolate TAMUIC-IGC-003095 chromosome 8, iqSchAmer2.1, whole genome shotgun sequence genome contains the following window.
atttaggttaagcagtgtgtaagcttagggactgatgaccttagcagttaagtgcaataagatttcacacacatttgaacattttttttgaaagagGTGTAGGGACAGGGAAGAAAACTGTGGTACTCATTGGGCCCACTGGCATCAGCCGAAGCTTACGGAGGTTTACTGGAGATTCTTGGAGACTGATGTCATTCAGTTCACCCTGAAAAAGTGTTACACGGTATCGTCAGCGAGCAGCTACGTGTGTTCACATGTCAGTCAGCCACAAACAGTAAGCAGAAAAAGGTGACATGGCGACAGCTAACACAGAGTCTGGGAGACAGCGGCGAGGGCGGCCCACAGAGGCCGCAGCAGCTGCGGTGACGTCAGCCACGAGACTTGCTCACAAGAAACTGACAAACTCAGAAACAAAAACTAACTGTGACGTAGGGCTGTGACGTAGGGACGCCGCGTTTATAGCACAGCACTGGCCTCTCGAGCCTGAGGAGCGGGCAGCGCCAGAGTTCAGTGCGCCATGAAGAGGTCGGGGATGTATTGCAGCCTTCTGCTGCTGACGATGGCCGCAGTCTCCCGCGGCCGCGACGCTAGAGATTACTTCGCGGAGGCGAGATTCCAGTATTCCCCTTCTAGGCCCGAAGACGCGCTCATCTTTTTCATAGGCAATGCTCCGCCCCTGATTTGTGAACCTGAGAAAACCGACGATCGAGTCAGGCGAGACCGCCCACAGGACGATTTTCGTCTGGATCTGCCACAGGGGTACTCGTCCTATTCATGTTCGTTCGAAGGAAACGCAACGAGACACACTAACTTCAACCTAATCCAAAACAGTGCACCGTATCTTTTCGGATTCAGTGGGGGCCGGAAAGTAAGTTTTACCGGTTTGAGAATGTACTGTACCAACGATTCACAGCTGCCAGATGAATATTTCCACCTGAGAGTGCAGCGCCCTACTGAGGATCGTCCAGTGAAATGTCGTCTCCGGAACGACAGTGGAATGCTGTACCTAAGGTTTCCAGGATTTCCCACCGTCGTTTGCCATCTGGGTGCTATCAGAGAACGTtaccattttaatctgccaggtattgCTGATGAACCACTCAAATGCGCGTTTCGCGTGTATTCGGAACTACCTTTAGGGGACACACACACAGAAGAACGGCTCTACCAGTCTCTGATTAGCAGACTCCCGACTCACGTGGATGGCGTTCGCCCACGTGTCGTGTGCTTCCACCGTACCATCTCGAATAGGACGGCGTTTTTTCAGCTACAGTTGCAGGGTGGCGCCACCTATGACTGCAGTTTCCCCGACACTATTCCTCACAATGTGGTAAGTGTGaacttaacatttttttttattatttcgttgTCTCAAAGCTTCGCCCATGGCTCTCACGCGAAGCATCAGTTTGATTCGAGCTGCACAGAAAAAACAGCCCGACTTTCTGAAGAAACCATTTCTGTGTTTGCGTCTACGCCTGAGCTCCGACTGTGAATCGTATCTGGATATCCTCATTTTCATAGGCAGTCACTTTAACTATTTTGCTACTGTTCTAAGCCTTTTTGATTGACACGAAATATCATTCTCAGTTGTAGGGATACTTATTAATTTCTGTAGCGTGGGGAGAGGTTCTCCCATAGCGGGAATAGGCTCAGAGCAAGAAACGATGGGCTacggatacaaaaaaaaaaaaaaaagctactgaTATTTCTTGCTGTCGAGAATTTTCATctggaaaatatttttttactcCACAATATTCAATCTATACTTTTACTCCTACCAGCACTTTACAACAAGAATCGTCTCTGTGGATCCTAGTcatgatttattacatttttattatttacccaaAATTCTGGCCGCGTTTCTGGTGACTGCGCTGTCAGTAGAGTAGCAGAGACCGTATAAGGTGAGCTGCAAAAGCGAATAGGATGAAAATTGGCACGAATTGAACGTAAGCATTTGGAAGTAGTATCATGTCTGCTTAACCCAGGTTTCGAAAATATGCGTACTCGGAACCCCTGACTTGTGCTATGATGATTTCTACAATAAGACGTTTGTCAGCAACTAACCTTGCTGATACCTCTGGAACCAGCAACTGCGAACAAGGTAGTGACTCTTCTTCTGAAGCGGGTTGTTTGGAGTCATCATAAGACTTTAGTAAACAGCAAACGAAAGCTGGGAGGTAAACCTTAAAGACATGAAAGTTTTCCTCCTCCAGTTGCATAATCTAGCGAACGATAACCTGATAATTCCAATCACATCAGTGTCCTCAGGATTTTTTTTATCATCGACAGGTAGTTCGTTGTGAAACTCAAGTACCAGATTATCTGCGAAACGATGGGAAATTTCGTAAAGATTTGATTTACTTTCTTTTCGGTTccgttgtttttgtggtcttcactctgaagactttttcgatgcagctctccatgcttttaTGCCCTTTCCAAGCCACTTCGACAACAGtaccctacatccatctgaaccagcTTTCTGAATTAATGCCTAGGTCTGCCTCTACAACTTTTACTCCCTAATCTTCTCTCCATTACGAAACTGACTATTTCTTGATGTATCGGGATGCGTCCCATTAACCGATACCCTCTTTTAGTTAATTTCTACCATAAATCTTTTCTCAACAGTTGGATTAagtacctcattagttactcgatctactaatataattttcaactttctgctatagcagcacatttcaaaagctttgattctcttcctgtccgaactGCTTATTGTCGACGTTCTCTTTCGCACAAGGCTACGCTTTAGGCAaacactttcaaaaatgacttgcCATCACTTACATTTATACTACATTAACAAATTCCAATTTTTCCTAAATGCTTTTATTGCTATCACCAGTTTCCACCTTACATTATCTACATTACTTCAGCCACAGTCAGTTACTTTGCCagctgaataaataaatttatgtactGCCTTTAGTATGTTATTTCCTCATGTAATTCCCTCAGAATAGCTTTATTTAATTTGACTAGCAGCCAGTACCcttgttttaacttcgttgaattTATCTTATAACCTCTTCTCAAAAAACTATGCATttcgttcttccaagtcctttgccgtctctgacagaactacaatgtcaccaCAAACTTgaacgtttttaattttttacataaaatttaGTTCCCTTTCTCAGTTTTTCCTTGGTTTGCTTTTCTGTTTGCTGGGTTTACAGATTCAATAACAATgagacaggctacaaacctgtctcactcgcttGGGTACCATTCAAATATTTGCTGTCGATCTGTTATGTAATTTTATATCTCaagtttcaaattaaaaaaaaaaaaattatctacaatgAAAGTTGAAACATTGCTCTTCAAGATCTAAAAATCATTAAAACTACTAAATTCCATTTCGAGCTACATTCACTATTAACAACATGATGTTGTAACATCTTATTTAAAGTGTTGAAGGTCGTATACactaataaagatgtagatgaagaactgTTTATATTTGGAATACTATTTGCACCACCGACAACTCGTTAAACGGTAAAGGCAGACACCTTGCAAGAAAGTTCCATCACTTCTTGACGTTGGGGAGGGTCTCTATTGGCTGCGAGGATTTGCTCTTTGCCTGCCGTTTTCTGGTTTACATAGTCAGTACTGCCAGACAAGTAGTAGCACAAGTGGTCTACCAGTTTACCTCAGCGTTAAACATTTCCTCTGCCTTGGTTACCTTTCCCTCTTCCTTTGATGTGTCATCTCATTCGCAAGCTAAGCGAAACGATCTTGTTACAGAATAACCACGAGCTCATCATCACTAGACACTGAAGGCAACGGCTTTTTTATGTGGCCATACTTGTCTTTCCCTTGCCATTTTTACGTCTGGTTTCACCTATTGCCGTTAATTCCATGGACTTCAGTATCTAAAGTACTAGTCCTACCTACTGAGTTTTTCGAACATTTTGCCTTGCAAGATGTTTCTTATAAGTGTGCGTGTCGAATTAGTGTCcagttaatttcattttattctctTTAACATGTTAATCAATGTCCTTCTTATAAAAGTAAATATTTATTTCCGTCCTGCTggaagtaaccggtttcggttataaaAATCGTCAGACTATACGAAGCACCGGTGTTCAGAGCTGCTGAGTGATACACACACCTTAACGTCGTTGCACATCAGCTCGGTTCAGCGGCTCTCCTTGCTGCCTGGTACGTTGTTCTGACTATGGTttgtaaccgaaaccggttaccaccaGTAGAACGAAAAGAAACTGCGATTGGGAATGTCGCATTTTGTTCTTATGTTACGAACAATCGCTAACGTTTCAACATGTTACGAAAAAATGAACTTCCTTTGCTGTTTAATTTCATTTCGTGTATTTTGATTGCATTTTCTTGCAGGCAATGATGTTCTTACATGAAAACTATCTAAATATACGGCATGacgaatttctttcttgtttccaTAATAAGTAGCATTTTGTTCACAATTCGCTCTTATTTCTGAAGCCTTGGATGGTcattgcttttattattttattttcctgtGCATTATACTTTCGTTGTTTCTGTTATTATCTGCTTCTACAGCTATATTAGCGAGTAATCTTAATGTGAGTGGCTCCATCTGCCCCTTatagcttctgccactggagtttgttgaccatCTGCATAACGTTCTCCCGCCGACTAGAAAAAGCGATCACATGACGGTACACGCTGCTCGTCGTTGGACTGTCTCTATCTATTCTATTAATCCTACTTGGTACATGGAAATGTCGTTGAACCGTGATTTATGTTCaaaaaaatattcttaaaaatttaatttatttactagcgattcatcaagaacattaacacatttaatcacactatgtgagcgtggaagtagttgccagggagtaactgatgaaataataagcaaattcctttttaacaaatggtaatttattcactttaatggtgcctaaagcattaaaaaaaacagatttaaaattataatcagaaagcaccctctaaatatcaagttacaatttattcagagacagaaagaaacaaatttttgactgtatgagctttcgggctgagaaccttgccactcccttttgacacggccgtagttatgaccgctcacaacaacctctgaaagactacactggtgcaaatctgcaacacaccagattactttaaactaaacgttttaacaattcacacaagcacacaaactatgcaccctgtaggagggatggaaatggtacaaaacactaaaattaaaatattaactttgccaccgaaggtacaacttgattttaacttctaagaaagtcttacggtgaaagggtggcaactttatatactaaattgatcatttaaataaaagcccatgaaatgcaatcatatataaaattctacatggttggccaaacaagttaaatgctctacagtacacagatgccgccccgcaagatgataggcaagatcaaaacgtatttcaggaattaggccgttacactccaagcaataaattcgtaaacacaccgaatccgacaaacatgacagaggcagccactaacgtacggcagattgatagggagattaccgaacatcCCGAACCACAGGTTGCTgtaacccacccctactccacaagggaaaaacggaccacccaattcataaataaccaccttcccgcgggtgggcaaacggagaagaatggtgggacgacccccccccccccccccccgcccaaaaaaaaaaaaaaaaaaaaaaaaaaaaagcggctggtgacctcaccaagaaaacaagtagaatttaacaagtaaatcaaacaacatatcagcaatcacttctaataaactgcgatttctgcagaagacctggcgcagcactcccaaaTCGCCCTCCCGAATCGtcggctgccagccgcttcaacgaacgcaggaaggcgcgcccatctcccgtctaacggcgtcgcagctcgcaccggccagaccggtgtcgtgggttgactcctgttgctctcgtgtcgacggcGAAGCcattacccctcgctatacggggcggcccattggactcacgtggcgacctcacatgcgccgacgctcaagacggaacagtcttcttgtgcctcagtgcgcgaccgaccaaccgatcgatccgacTGCAATTTACCATTGCATGaggaactcgagcagactggcggcctaacgcgcagatgcaggaactaagccccgaccgggcgaccgctCGCTGActttcttactggcggagtggaaagactctcatttatccggctttaacgattgatccgaacgaaagacatactagcattccggacgacagacagacagtaactgcctcacaaattcggacgagagacagactagcaagctggggatgagggactgacccagactgacccactggcaAGCTCAtaacgccccttaaatgcacgtgaacaggcaacctatACCCTTTCCCAGCAGAGGGAGACacaaaagctgcgattgccacagcggcgccaccgccagaaacggagggcgattgcttcacactacgcgctgcggcgcgctcttcaaaacgacAATTTTTACTACGGCTCAGTTGTGTAGCTAgggtagggtgaccaaacgtcccggaaaaccgggattgtctcagttttcatccctgtgtttcgggacgctcaaaagtcccggaattcagtttttaaatacatgtcgtgaaactttctcaaatttttggggtttcattatattaaaggaaatatgagaaattaatatattttaggttATTtatctaaaacctccattgtcccatactattaatcacagtatcagtattgatacactcaggcaataatttactttgagcggtactttggccaacaagtagtaagttgtattattgtaacagagctatgaaaccgtccgattgtcgcgccacttactcacaaactcattgtcagaacagtgtagtagttgatgttttgtcagacaaagtgCAATAGTTTTTCTCatgttagtggtattattgctgcagtgctgtgaaacgcaatgccgaaacgtgcctgcaagttcagtgactgttattccaaggaatggaatttcattaataaaggtcgttttgattacgaagccgagtgttccgtatgtaactgttgtattagtataagtcatggtggacgttccgacatagctcatcacatcaggtcaaagaaacacatgaaCAGATATAGTGCACCGAGCTGccgtaaaactctacaaaattattttgtgaagcatcagtcaagtgaagagacgaaagttcgagcagccgagtgttttttaaaagctgtgactgtcttcagcattactctgagttggtaataactgcaagttatttatttgcaatcccaacccataatgccaatgtggaaagaatattttcgttcatgaatatccagtggactgatgaaataaacagaattgaggtggactctcttgaagcaatcctgcagatcctgtacagctACAATATGTATTGtaccgagttttatcactgtgtctcaaagaacaaagacacgaTCAAAAAGGCTGGAGGCAATGAAAAATATCCTTTTCTCCagggacagtcaattccatctacaagtgctcagcaATATTAAAGCtcttgttaatattaattgattaaaagttgaatggctgtaaaattttgtaaaatcctaatacatttctttattactgtatacgccTATTagatgtcattaattatacagataatctagattatatcaatcttttgtatcctcttattagttttAATAAaggggttaacaaaatgtatcaagaaaACATCAATAtacttaaaattaagaaacctgggtacatgtggaatgaggtgtccattggcacccgggtgaatgtgtcaccgttttcaccgaaaataatttggtcaccctggGCTAAGGCCACCCATACggtagaccgttctcctggtgcgtgtcttttgagttgacgccacttcagcgacttgtgtgtcTATAAGGATGAGAtcatgatcattaggacaacacaacatccagtccctgggagGAAAAATTCTCCGACCCAGTCAGGAATCGAAGTGGGTCCCTTCGGAACgacgttccgtcgcgctgaccacttttttttttttttaatctcatttttgttcggtttcgttcgttgcatctcctcggggcggacgtcgtaagacatccgtttaagttcgttgttgatcgaataactcagtaccactcagctaccggggagcaCATCCGACTTCGTGAGGGAGTAAGATTCATAAACAACACTCGAGAGTCTGTCAATCGAGtattttgtaaaccacttcttaCGGGGATGAATTACAGTTCTTTACTATTTTTCCAGTGTATCTCAGCCAATATCGGCTATTCCTACAATTTGTTTtgcgtggtcattccattttatgtcGCCTAAGGTGGTCACCCGCTATGGATTTAGAATGTTATGTTGTTGGTTATTGGCTTTTATGTTTTACGAGAAAGAGAAATTAAGTTGTATGTTCCCACAAGTTATTATTTAATGTGATGTTACTTACCAGCCATAAAGTGGTGACCTCAGGTTCAGAAATCTCGCACAGGAAGAAACAAGCAAGCGAGGCGACGCAAATTCTCCGACGAATACGACAGAAGTTCTAAGATACATTTAGTACAGATACAAAGTtcagtagagtcccgttaatccgaactaGTTGGGACCGGACCatgttcggattaccgatttgttcggattagcaGGAATTACGGTCACGAGTTTCTAGAataaagtataccaagcagataagttgGTACACCAGGGTAGCAAATGTGAACaggtgtgggaacaatggctcactctcactccctgcccatgTTGTTGTGCGTTGTTCAGACCTTTGTAGTGTTTGAGGTCactgcactgccagttggctcgcaaagcgcttggttatgttagttatggATCGCTGGCAGTCGTTATCAGTTCTAatgtattcgttcaggtgtagtggtgcacgtattttcgtcatgagtaatcggaaacatacaacgttaactctcaaagaaaacctgaatgctttgaagcggatagacaatggtgagaatgtatctaaactggcaacggaactAGGTGTTGGTAAAACAATCATTTGTGATTGGAAAAAGAACCgaatgaagcttgaacagtcctgtgcaacgtcttcgggataaacactcgaaattcggcagactCTGAAACAAtaccagtacgataaagtggatgaagctcttttcttttggtttacgcaggaaagagaaaggggaactcctttgagtagAACACTGGTCCGGGAggaggctgtttacctgaacaagttaatgaatggtgatgagtcctTCAGTGCGAGTACGGGTTGGGTGGACAGATTCTAAAAAcgtcatggaatccgtcagctaacaattactggagagaagctttcttctgaccgtgatgcagcgaaggaatacatgggtgagtttgaaaaaatgataagagaggaaAAGTATTCTCCCCAAGAAATTTATAGCGCTGACGAgaccggccttaattttagggcattgccaacagaaagcctggcatcaaaagcagaagaccgtgcTTCTGGTTTTAAAATATGCAAAGATCATGTAAATTTACTAGCGTTCAGCAACGCGGCttgtaatcacaagctgcctttatgCTGACCGgtaaatctgctaggcccagagcttttaaaaactgcaacataaagtccctgcccgtatattatcgAAACCAGAAAAAAACGTGGATGGATGGTAAGTTGTTCAAAGAATGCtttcacggccagtttgttccctctgttcgacggtttCCGAACGAAAATCATTATTCTCCCCGGTCAGTCCTTTTGACtgataacgcgccatctcaccccagcactgaggaattatgtgatggagaaattgtgacgAAGTTTCTGCCgtcgaatgttacaccacttccacaggcgatggaccagggcgtactgaaaacattaaaactgatttacagaaaacaatttgtaagaatgctgatccaagatgatagcattcctatagtggacaaaataaaaaagaccaatgtgaaggatgttgtttattgggccgctgaggcatggcagaatatttcggaaaatactctgagaaaatcttcgagaaaactgtggacatctgttGAATATCAGGACaatctag
Protein-coding sequences here:
- the LOC124545372 gene encoding uncharacterized protein LOC124545372, with the protein product MKRSGMYCSLLLLTMAAVSRGRDARDYFAEARFQYSPSRPEDALIFFIGNAPPLICEPEKTDDRVRRDRPQDDFRLDLPQGYSSYSCSFEGNATRHTNFNLIQNSAPYLFGFSGGRKVSFTGLRMYCTNDSQLPDEYFHLRVQRPTEDRPVKCRLRNDSGMLYLRFPGFPTVVCHLGAIRERYHFNLPGIADEPLKCAFRVYSELPLGDTHTEERLYQSLISRLPTHVDGVRPRVVCFHRTISNRTAFFQLQLQGGATYDCSFPDTIPHNVLQPGNMTQG